The following proteins are encoded in a genomic region of Canis lupus familiaris isolate Mischka breed German Shepherd chromosome 6, alternate assembly UU_Cfam_GSD_1.0, whole genome shotgun sequence:
- the ACSM5 gene encoding LOW QUALITY PROTEIN: acyl-coenzyme A synthetase ACSM5, mitochondrial isoform X3 (The sequence of the model RefSeq protein was modified relative to this genomic sequence to represent the inferred CDS: substituted 3 bases at 3 genomic stop codons), with protein MMPWLRGRVLWVLRNARGFCGLRGQQAPLPDPQKLVATWEAISLGRQPVPEYFNFAHDVLDMWSQLEKAGHRQQIPAFWWVNGLGEEIKWSFEELGKQSRKAANVLQGMCGLQPGDRIMLVLPRLPEWWLVSVACIRTGQXAGLRLPGVSQLTEKDLKYRLQASRAKSIITSDSLAPRVDAISADCPSLQSKLLVSNSSRPGWMNFRELLREASTEHNCVRTKSQNPMAIYFTSGTTGAPKMVEHSQASYGLGFXFXLSLIFGRQWVDLTKSDIFWNTSDTGWVKAAWTLFSAWSNGSCIFVHELPRVDVKVILNTLSRFPITTFCCVPTIFRLLVQEDLTRYQFQSLRHCVTGGEALNPDVREKWKSQVGLELHEGYGQSETVLICANLKGMKIKAGSMGKAFPPYDVQVVDDEGNILPPGEQGNIAVRVKPTQPFCFFSCYLDNPEKTKATERGDFYITGDQAHKDKDGYFWFTGRNDDVINSSSYRIGPVEVENALAEHPAVLEAAVVSSPDPIRGEVVKAFIVLSPAYSSQDPKKLTQELQEHVKRETAPYKYPRKMAFVSELPKTTSGKIQRNILRRQEWGEMRGTPQKAP; from the exons ATGATGCCATGGCTAAGAGGACGGGTACTCTGGGTGCTGAGGAATGCCCGGGGATTCTGTGGGCTTCGTGGGCAACAAGCCCCTCTACCAGACCCTCAGAAGCTTGTGGCCACCTGGGAAGCCATCAGCCTGGGGAGGCAGCCAGTACCTGAGTACTTCAACTTTGCCCATGATGTGCTGGACATGTGGAGTCAGCTGGAAAAG GCTGGGCACCGGCAACAGATCCCTGCATTCTGGTGGGTCAATGGCCTGGGAGAAGAGATCAAATGGAGCTTTGAGGAGCTGGGGAAGCAATCCAGGAAGGCAGCTAATGTGCTCCAAGGCATGTGTGGCCTTCAGCCTGGGGACAGGATAATGCTGGTGCTCCCACGGCTCCCAGAGTGGTGGCTGGTCAGTGTGGCATGTATACGGACAGGTCAGTGAGCAGGGCTGAGGCTACCA GGTGTCTCTCAGCTGACGGAGAAGGACCTCAAATATCGGCTGCAGGCATCCAGAGCCAAGTCCATTATCACTAGTGACTCTCTGGCTCCGCGGGTGGATGCCATTAGTGCTGACTGTCCCTCCCTCCAGTCCAAGCTACTGGTGTCCAACAGCAGTCGGCCAGGCTGGATGAACTTCAGGGAACTCCTTCG tgAGGCATCGACAGAGCACAACTGTGTGAGGACCAAGAGTCAAAACCCTATGGCTATCTACTTTACAAGTGGCACTACTGGAGCTCCCAAGATGGTCGAGCACTCCCAGGCTAGCTATGGACTGGGCTTTT AGTTCtgactttctttaatttttggcAGGCAGTGGGTGGATTTGACCAAATCGGACATCTTCTGGAACACGTCTGACACTGGCTGGGTAAAGGCAGCTTGGACCCTCTTCTCTGCCTGGTCTAATGGATCTTGTATTTTTGTACATGAGCTGCCCCGAGTTGATGTCAAGGTTATTCTGAAT actCTCTCCAGGTTCCCGATTACCACCTTCTGTTGTGTTCCTACCATCTTCCGGCTGCTGGTACAAGAGGATCTGACCAG GTACCAATTTCAGAGCCTGAGACACTGTGTGACAGGAGGAGAGGCACTGAATCCTGATGTGAGAGAGAAGTGGAAGAGCCAGGTGGGCCTGGAGCTGCATGAAGGCTATGGCCAGTCTGAAACA GTTTTAATCTGTGCCAATCTAAAAGGCATGAAAATCAAGGCTGGATCCATGGGGAAAGCATTCCCACCTTATGATGTGCAG GTCGTGGATGATGAGGGCAACATCCTGCCTCCAGGAGAACAAGGGAATATTGCTGTCCGAGTCAAGCCCACCCAGCCCTTCTGTTTCTTCAGTTGCTATTTG GACAATCCTGAGAAGACAAAGGCAACAGAACGAGGGGACTTTTACATCACAGGAGACCAAGCCCACAAGGACAAAGATGGCTACTTTTGGTTCACAGGAAGAAATGACGATGTGATCAATTCTTCAAG ctACCGGATTGGGCCTGTTGAAGTGGAAAATGCCCTTGCTGAACACCCTGCTGTCCTGGAAGCTGCTGTGGTCAGCAGCCCAGACCCCATCAGAGGGGAG gTTGTAAAGGCATTTATAGTCCTTTCTCCAGCTTACTCCTCTCAAGATCCTAAGAAACTAACTCAGGAGCTCCAGGAGCACGTGAAAAGGGAGACAGCTCCATACAAATACCCCAGGAAG ATGGCCTTTGTTTCAGAACTGCCCAAGACAACTTCTGGAAAGATCCAAAGGAATATATTGAGAAGACAAGAGTGGGGAGAGATGAGAGGCACCCCCCAAAAAGCCCCATAA